From Scophthalmus maximus strain ysfricsl-2021 chromosome 14, ASM2237912v1, whole genome shotgun sequence, one genomic window encodes:
- the ankrd44 gene encoding serine/threonine-protein phosphatase 6 regulatory ankyrin repeat subunit B isoform X2 → MAVLKLDEQPPLIQAIFSGDPEEIRMLIYKSEDINALDAEKRTPLHAAAFLGDAEITELLILSGARVNAKDNMWLTPLHRAVASRSEEAVRVLIRHSADVNARDKNWQTPLHVAAANNALRCAEVIIPLLSSVNVSDRGGRTALHHAALNGHTEMVNLLLAKGANINAFDKKDGRALHWAAFMGHLDVVCLLVSQGAEISCKDKRGYTPLHTAASSGQIAVVKHLLNLAVEIDESNGFGNTALHVACFNGQDAVVSELIDYGANVSQPNNKGFTPLHFAAASTHGALCLEFLVNNGADVNVQSRDGKSPLHMTAVHGRFTRSQTLIQNGGEIDSVDKDGNTPLHIAARFGHELLINTLITSGADCTRRGVHGMFPLHLAALNAHSDCCRKLLSSGFQIDTPDSLGRTCLHAAAAGGNVECVKLLLSSGGDHNRRDNCGRTPLHYAAASRHYQCLETLVACGTALNATDQWGRCALHYAAASDLDRRRRVNLEPESEGVQAEREKEAGLCLEFLLQSGATASLRDKQGYSPVHYAAAYGHRHCLELLLDRDDSRHDDPESPSARGPLHLAAYHGHAQALEVLLQGEREVDQGDEVGRTPLALAALRGHTDCVHTLLCQGASPRTTDTQHGRSPVHLAVMNGHTTCLRLLLDESDGADLVDTADSQGQTPLMLAVAGGHVDAVSLLLEREANVNVADQHGLTALHLGLLCGQEESIQCLLEQEASVLLGDARGRTAIHLAAARGHASWLSELLSIACSEPPALPPLRDQGGYTPLHWACYYGQEGCVEVLLEQKGCRCIEGNPFTPLHCAVVNDHEACAALLLEAMGSDIAGCKDAKGRTALHAAAFSGHVDCVQLLLSHDATVDDVDQSGRTPLMMAAEKGRVGVLEVLLTSANATLTDTDGNTALHLSCSSGKEDCVLLILEKLSDTSLINATNAALQTPLHLAARSGLKQAVQELLSRGANVQTVDENAPGLRPQAPC, encoded by the exons ATGGCGGTCCTCAAGCTGGACGAGCAG ccTCCGCTCATCCAGGCGATCTTCAGCGGAGACCCCGAGGAAATCCGTATGCTAATATACAAGTCTGAAGACATCAACGCTCTG GATGCGGAGAAGCGAACCCCGCTGCACGCGGCGGCGTTCCTGGGCGATGCCGAGATCACCgagctcctcatcctctccg GGGCTCGGGTCAACGCCAAAGATAACATGTGGCTCACCCCTCTGCATCGCGCTGTGGCATCTCGGAGCgaa GAGGCGGTCAGAGTTTTGATCCGTCACTCGGCGGACGTCAACGCTCGGGACAAGAACTGGCAGACGCCGCTGCACGTTGCGGCGGCTAACAACGCGCTGCGCTGCGCCGAGGTCATCATCCCGCTGCTGAGCAGCGTCAACGTGTCGGACCGCGGCGGACGCACCGCCCTGCACCACGCCGCCCTCAACGGCCACACCGAG atGGTCAACCTCCTCCTCGCTAAAGGAGCCAACATCAACGCCTTCGACAAGAAGGACGGCCGGGCGCTGCACTGGGCGGCGTTCATGG gtcacCTGGACGTGGTGTGTCTGCTGGTGAGTCAGGGGGCAGAGATCAGCTGTAAGGACAAACGGGGATACACTCCGCTGCACACGGCCGCGTCCAGCGGACAGATCGCCGTGGTCAAACACCTGCTGAACCTGGCGGTGGAG atCGATGAGTCCAACGGGTTCGGGAACACGGCGCTGCACGTGGCCTGTTTCAACGGTCAGGACGCCGTCGTCAGCGAGCTGATCGATTACGGCGCCAACGTGAGCCAGCCCAACAACAAGGGCTTCACGCCGCTGCACTTTGCCGCCGCGTCCACGCACGGAGCGCTCTGCCTGGAGTTCCTGGTCAACAACGGGGCGGACGTCAACGTGCAG AGTCGGGACGGGAAGAGTCCTCTTCACATGACGGCGGTTCACGGGCGCTTCACTCGCTCTCAGACGCTCATCCAGAACG GCGGGGAGATCGACAGCGTGGACAAAGACGGTAACACGCCTCTTCACATCGCCGCCCGCTTCGGTCACGAGCTCCTCATCAACACGCTCATCACCAGCGGGGCCGACTGCACCAG ACGAGGAGTCCATGGCATGTTCCCGCTCCACCTGGCCGCTTTGAACGCTCACTCCGACTGCTGCCGGAAGCTGCTCTCCTCAG GCTTCCAGATCGACACGCCCGACAGCCTGGGGAGGACCTGCCTGCACGCCGCCGCTGCCGGAGG TAACGTGGAGTGTGTCAAGTTGCTCCTGAGCAGCGGAGGAGATCACAACCGGAGAGACAACTGTGGCAG GACTCCTCTCCACTACGCGGCGGCCAGTCGTCACTACCAGTGTCTGGAGACTCTGGTGGCTTGTGGCACGGCCCTCAACGCCACCGACCAGTGGGGGCGCTGTGCCCTGCACTACGCCGCTGCCTCGGACCTGGACAGGAG GCGTCGTGTCAATCTGGAGCCGGAGAGCGAAGGAGTtcaggcggagagagagaaggaggccgGACT ATGTCTGGAGTTCCTGCTGCAGAGCGGAGCGACGGCCTCGCTCAGAGACAAGCAGGGCTACAGTCCGGTTCACTACGCCGCCGCCTACGGACACAGACACTGTCTGGAGCTG ctGCTGGACAGAGACGACAGTCGCCACGACGACCCCGAGTCCCCGAGCGCCAGGGGCCCGCTGCACCTCGCC GCGTACCACGGCCACGCTCAGGCGCTGGAGGTGCTGCTGCAGGGCGAGAGGGAGGTGGACCAGGGGGACGAGGTGGGCCGGACCCCCCTGGCGCTGGCCGCCCTCCGGGGCCACACCGACTGCGTCCACACCCTCCTCTGCCAGGGGGCGTCGCCGCGCACCACCGACACGCAGCACGGACGCTCCCCCGTCCACCTGGCAG TGATGAACGGTCACACGACGTGCTTGCGCCTCCTGCTGGACGAATCGGACGGTGCGGACCTCGTGGACACGGCCGACTCTCAGGGACA AACTCCTCTGATGCTGGCGGTGGCCGGAGGTCACGTCGACGCCGtgtcgctgctgctggagcGGGAGGCCAACGTCAACGTGGCCGATCAGCACGGCCTCACGGCGCTGCACCTcggg ctgctgtgtggtcAGGAGGAGAGCATCCAGTGTCTGCTGGAGCAGGAAGCCTCCGTGTTGCTCGGCGACGCTCGCGGCCGGACGGCGATCCACCTGGCGGCGGCCCGAGGCCACGCCTCCTGGCTGAGCGAGCTGCTGAGCATCGCCTGCTCCGAGCCGCCGGCCCTCCCCCCGCTCAGAGACCAGGGGGGATACACACCGCTGCACTGGGCCTGTTACTACg gtcAGGAGGGGTGTGTCGAGGTCTTGCTGGAGCAGAAAGGTTGTCGCTGTATCGAAGGGAACCCGTTCACGCCGCTGCACTGCGCTGT GGTGAACGACCACGAGGCCTGTGccgctctgctgctggaggccatGGGCTCGGACATCGCCGGCTGCAAGGACGCCAAGGGCCG gaCGGCTCTTCACGCCGCCGCCTTCTCCGGCCACGTGGACtgtgtccagctgctgctgtcgcaCGACGCCACCGTCGATGACGTGGACCAATCGGGTCGCACGCCACTGATGATGGCGGCGGAGAAGGGCCGAGTCGGGGTTCTCG AGGTGCTGTTGACCAGCGCCAACGCCACGCTGACGGACACAGACGGCAACACGGCGCTGCACCTCTCCTGCAGTAGT GGGAAAGAAGACTGTGTGTTACTGATCCTGGAGAAACTGTCCGACACGTCGCTCATCAACGCCACGAACGCGGCGCTGCAAAC TCCTCTGCACCTGGCGGCTCGCAGCGGTCTGAAGCAGGCCGTCCAGGAGCTGCTGTCCCGCGGAGCCAACGTTCAGACGGTGGATGAGAACG CTCCGGGGCTCCGTCCCCAGGCTCCCTGCTGA
- the ankrd44 gene encoding serine/threonine-protein phosphatase 6 regulatory ankyrin repeat subunit B isoform X1, translated as MAVLKLDEQPPLIQAIFSGDPEEIRMLIYKSEDINALDAEKRTPLHAAAFLGDAEITELLILSGARVNAKDNMWLTPLHRAVASRSEEAVRVLIRHSADVNARDKNWQTPLHVAAANNALRCAEVIIPLLSSVNVSDRGGRTALHHAALNGHTEMVNLLLAKGANINAFDKKDGRALHWAAFMGHLDVVCLLVSQGAEISCKDKRGYTPLHTAASSGQIAVVKHLLNLAVEIDESNGFGNTALHVACFNGQDAVVSELIDYGANVSQPNNKGFTPLHFAAASTHGALCLEFLVNNGADVNVQSRDGKSPLHMTAVHGRFTRSQTLIQNGGEIDSVDKDGNTPLHIAARFGHELLINTLITSGADCTRRGVHGMFPLHLAALNAHSDCCRKLLSSGFQIDTPDSLGRTCLHAAAAGGNVECVKLLLSSGGDHNRRDNCGRTPLHYAAASRHYQCLETLVACGTALNATDQWGRCALHYAAASDLDRRRRVNLEPESEGVQAEREKEAGLCLEFLLQSGATASLRDKQGYSPVHYAAAYGHRHCLELLLDRDDSRHDDPESPSARGPLHLAAYHGHAQALEVLLQGEREVDQGDEVGRTPLALAALRGHTDCVHTLLCQGASPRTTDTQHGRSPVHLAVMNGHTTCLRLLLDESDGADLVDTADSQGQTPLMLAVAGGHVDAVSLLLEREANVNVADQHGLTALHLGLLCGQEESIQCLLEQEASVLLGDARGRTAIHLAAARGHASWLSELLSIACSEPPALPPLRDQGGYTPLHWACYYGQEGCVEVLLEQKGCRCIEGNPFTPLHCAVVNDHEACAALLLEAMGSDIAGCKDAKGRTALHAAAFSGHVDCVQLLLSHDATVDDVDQSGRTPLMMAAEKGRVGVLEVLLTSANATLTDTDGNTALHLSCSSGKEDCVLLILEKLSDTSLINATNAALQTPLHLAARSGLKQAVQELLSRGANVQTVDENGLTPALACAPSREVADCLALILATMMPFCSPCSSGAPSPGSLLRQLPHPGGKGPGPGGVGPRAPRSPRNPSRPSSEGTTENDSEDSETF; from the exons ATGGCGGTCCTCAAGCTGGACGAGCAG ccTCCGCTCATCCAGGCGATCTTCAGCGGAGACCCCGAGGAAATCCGTATGCTAATATACAAGTCTGAAGACATCAACGCTCTG GATGCGGAGAAGCGAACCCCGCTGCACGCGGCGGCGTTCCTGGGCGATGCCGAGATCACCgagctcctcatcctctccg GGGCTCGGGTCAACGCCAAAGATAACATGTGGCTCACCCCTCTGCATCGCGCTGTGGCATCTCGGAGCgaa GAGGCGGTCAGAGTTTTGATCCGTCACTCGGCGGACGTCAACGCTCGGGACAAGAACTGGCAGACGCCGCTGCACGTTGCGGCGGCTAACAACGCGCTGCGCTGCGCCGAGGTCATCATCCCGCTGCTGAGCAGCGTCAACGTGTCGGACCGCGGCGGACGCACCGCCCTGCACCACGCCGCCCTCAACGGCCACACCGAG atGGTCAACCTCCTCCTCGCTAAAGGAGCCAACATCAACGCCTTCGACAAGAAGGACGGCCGGGCGCTGCACTGGGCGGCGTTCATGG gtcacCTGGACGTGGTGTGTCTGCTGGTGAGTCAGGGGGCAGAGATCAGCTGTAAGGACAAACGGGGATACACTCCGCTGCACACGGCCGCGTCCAGCGGACAGATCGCCGTGGTCAAACACCTGCTGAACCTGGCGGTGGAG atCGATGAGTCCAACGGGTTCGGGAACACGGCGCTGCACGTGGCCTGTTTCAACGGTCAGGACGCCGTCGTCAGCGAGCTGATCGATTACGGCGCCAACGTGAGCCAGCCCAACAACAAGGGCTTCACGCCGCTGCACTTTGCCGCCGCGTCCACGCACGGAGCGCTCTGCCTGGAGTTCCTGGTCAACAACGGGGCGGACGTCAACGTGCAG AGTCGGGACGGGAAGAGTCCTCTTCACATGACGGCGGTTCACGGGCGCTTCACTCGCTCTCAGACGCTCATCCAGAACG GCGGGGAGATCGACAGCGTGGACAAAGACGGTAACACGCCTCTTCACATCGCCGCCCGCTTCGGTCACGAGCTCCTCATCAACACGCTCATCACCAGCGGGGCCGACTGCACCAG ACGAGGAGTCCATGGCATGTTCCCGCTCCACCTGGCCGCTTTGAACGCTCACTCCGACTGCTGCCGGAAGCTGCTCTCCTCAG GCTTCCAGATCGACACGCCCGACAGCCTGGGGAGGACCTGCCTGCACGCCGCCGCTGCCGGAGG TAACGTGGAGTGTGTCAAGTTGCTCCTGAGCAGCGGAGGAGATCACAACCGGAGAGACAACTGTGGCAG GACTCCTCTCCACTACGCGGCGGCCAGTCGTCACTACCAGTGTCTGGAGACTCTGGTGGCTTGTGGCACGGCCCTCAACGCCACCGACCAGTGGGGGCGCTGTGCCCTGCACTACGCCGCTGCCTCGGACCTGGACAGGAG GCGTCGTGTCAATCTGGAGCCGGAGAGCGAAGGAGTtcaggcggagagagagaaggaggccgGACT ATGTCTGGAGTTCCTGCTGCAGAGCGGAGCGACGGCCTCGCTCAGAGACAAGCAGGGCTACAGTCCGGTTCACTACGCCGCCGCCTACGGACACAGACACTGTCTGGAGCTG ctGCTGGACAGAGACGACAGTCGCCACGACGACCCCGAGTCCCCGAGCGCCAGGGGCCCGCTGCACCTCGCC GCGTACCACGGCCACGCTCAGGCGCTGGAGGTGCTGCTGCAGGGCGAGAGGGAGGTGGACCAGGGGGACGAGGTGGGCCGGACCCCCCTGGCGCTGGCCGCCCTCCGGGGCCACACCGACTGCGTCCACACCCTCCTCTGCCAGGGGGCGTCGCCGCGCACCACCGACACGCAGCACGGACGCTCCCCCGTCCACCTGGCAG TGATGAACGGTCACACGACGTGCTTGCGCCTCCTGCTGGACGAATCGGACGGTGCGGACCTCGTGGACACGGCCGACTCTCAGGGACA AACTCCTCTGATGCTGGCGGTGGCCGGAGGTCACGTCGACGCCGtgtcgctgctgctggagcGGGAGGCCAACGTCAACGTGGCCGATCAGCACGGCCTCACGGCGCTGCACCTcggg ctgctgtgtggtcAGGAGGAGAGCATCCAGTGTCTGCTGGAGCAGGAAGCCTCCGTGTTGCTCGGCGACGCTCGCGGCCGGACGGCGATCCACCTGGCGGCGGCCCGAGGCCACGCCTCCTGGCTGAGCGAGCTGCTGAGCATCGCCTGCTCCGAGCCGCCGGCCCTCCCCCCGCTCAGAGACCAGGGGGGATACACACCGCTGCACTGGGCCTGTTACTACg gtcAGGAGGGGTGTGTCGAGGTCTTGCTGGAGCAGAAAGGTTGTCGCTGTATCGAAGGGAACCCGTTCACGCCGCTGCACTGCGCTGT GGTGAACGACCACGAGGCCTGTGccgctctgctgctggaggccatGGGCTCGGACATCGCCGGCTGCAAGGACGCCAAGGGCCG gaCGGCTCTTCACGCCGCCGCCTTCTCCGGCCACGTGGACtgtgtccagctgctgctgtcgcaCGACGCCACCGTCGATGACGTGGACCAATCGGGTCGCACGCCACTGATGATGGCGGCGGAGAAGGGCCGAGTCGGGGTTCTCG AGGTGCTGTTGACCAGCGCCAACGCCACGCTGACGGACACAGACGGCAACACGGCGCTGCACCTCTCCTGCAGTAGT GGGAAAGAAGACTGTGTGTTACTGATCCTGGAGAAACTGTCCGACACGTCGCTCATCAACGCCACGAACGCGGCGCTGCAAAC TCCTCTGCACCTGGCGGCTCGCAGCGGTCTGAAGCAGGCCGTCCAGGAGCTGCTGTCCCGCGGAGCCAACGTTCAGACGGTGGATGAGAACG gtctgaCCCCCGCTCTGGCTTGCGCTCCCAGCAGAGAGGTGGCCGACTGTCTGGCTCTCATTCTGGCTACCATGATGCCTTTCTGCTCCCCTTGCAGCTCCGGGGCTCCGTCCCCAGGCTCCCTGCTGAGGCAGCTGCCCCACCCGGGGGGGAAGGGCCCGGGCCCGGGGGGCGTCGGCCCTCGGGCCCCCCGCAGCCCCAGGAACCCCTCCAGACCCTCGAGCGAGGGAACCACGGAGAACGACTCGGAGGACTCGGAAACCTTCTGA